Within Massilia litorea, the genomic segment TCCGCTGCTCCCTATGGATGCCTTTCTTGTCGCAACCGGCATCGTCGCCCTCGCCGAAATCGGCGACAAGACGCAGCTCCTCGCCTTCCTGCTCGCCGCCCGTTTCCGCCGCCCGCTGCCGATTATCCTCGGCATCTTCGTCGCCACCCTGCTGAACCACGCCTTTGCCGCCGCCGTCGGCGCGCTGGTGAGCGAACTGCTGGGACCATCCGTGATGCGCTGGGTGCTGGGCCTGTCCTTCCTCGCCATGGCGATCTGGGCCCTGATCCCCGATCACGTCGACGAAGCCGATGCGGCGCTGCCGAAACTGGGCGTGTTCATGACGACCCTGCTCGCCTTTTTCCTGGCCGAGATGGGCGACAAGACGCAGGTGGCGACCGTGGCATTGGCGGCGCGTTATACGGAAATCGCGGCGGTGGTGGCCGGGACCACGCTGGGGATGATGATCGCGAACGTGCCGGCCGTGCTGTTCGGGGAGCGGATCGCGAACAAGATTCCGCTCGGGCTGGTGCACGGGATCGCGGCCGTCATCTTCATGGGGCTGGGGATGGCCACGCTGATGGGGGCGGGTAATGGCTACGGGTTTTAGCTGTAGTAAAACCTGTGGCAAGATCAGCGCGTTCTAAAGCGGATCTGGTGCGTATCAACGCGTGTGCACGAGTGCCCACCCTACGTTACGCAACTGCCAACGTGTCAACTGACGTAGGGTGGGCTCTCGAGCCCACGCGTTGACGGACGCATGAAAACCCTTACCGCCAGCGCGTCATCCACTGATCGTAGAACCCCAAATCGCGCGGCACCGCGCCGGGGATCGCGCAGATCGCGCCGGCGAATTCGTTGGCGCGCGCCAGCGTCAGCTCGAGCGGCCAGCCGCGCGCGCGGCCCAGCAGGAAGATCGCCGAGAACGCATCCCCTGCGCCGACCGTGTCGATGACGAAGGGGGGAGAAGGCGCGTCGCGGGTGTCGAGCGTGACGCCGCCGGCGCCGAAGTAGACCGAGCCGCGGTGGCCCAGCGTGACGATCAGCGCCTCCAACCCGAACATCTGCAGCAGCGCCGCGCAGGCGGAGCGCGTTTCGCCGGCCGCCATCGGCGGGTCGTTCGGCCCCAATTGAAAATACCAGCCGAACAGGGCCTGCAGCTCGTCTTCGTTGAGTTTGACGATGTCGGCCGCGTGCAGCGCGTCGGCGACGATTTTTTCGTCGACCTGGCCGTCGCGCAGGTTCAGGTCGAGGTAGCGGGTGGCGCTTGTCGCCGACAGCAAGGCTTTGAGGGTGCCGCGCGAACGCTCGCCGCGCTGGGCCAGGGTGCCGAAATACAGGATGCCGGCGTCGA encodes:
- a CDS encoding PfkB family carbohydrate kinase, translated to MSGALTTLVFGESLVDDFATEQIVGGAPFNVARHLAAFMAPQLMITRIGADHNGETIRAEFERFAMSQAGLQRDTIEETGRVIVERGAKGHRFVIVPNQAYDYIGREEALAAVKTVDAGILYFGTLAQRGERSRGTLKALLSATSATRYLDLNLRDGQVDEKIVADALHAADIVKLNEDELQALFGWYFQLGPNDPPMAAGETRSACAALLQMFGLEALIVTLGHRGSVYFGAGGVTLDTRDAPSPPFVIDTVGAGDAFSAIFLLGRARGWPLELTLARANEFAGAICAIPGAVPRDLGFYDQWMTRWR
- a CDS encoding TMEM165/GDT1 family protein, encoding MDAFLVATGIVALAEIGDKTQLLAFLLAARFRRPLPIILGIFVATLLNHAFAAAVGALVSELLGPSVMRWVLGLSFLAMAIWALIPDHVDEADAALPKLGVFMTTLLAFFLAEMGDKTQVATVALAARYTEIAAVVAGTTLGMMIANVPAVLFGERIANKIPLGLVHGIAAVIFMGLGMATLMGAGNGYGF